The genome window CAGTCTTCCCATTCCGGCCCGCCTGCCAAGTTCCATTTGAAAAAGCCGTTCCTGAGCATGCAGATATCCAAGAGCATAAGCAGCATCGGTTTCATCCTGTGCTTCTATATACGGAACTCCGAGAGAATCAAACCAGATGGTAGTCTCCCCTTTTAACCCCGCAGCATCTATATTCCCCTCGTAAGAAGGGACTGACTGCTTAAGAATGGATCGGACAATAAAAATTCCGGGGATGATCAGCAGAACCGCGACAATGATAATAATAACCGTAACACGCAGCAGTTTCTGCATAAGCAGTCAGTCCTTTTTAATTAACTATTCTGGAATTTTTCAAAGTAAGCTGCTATGCTCTTATAAGCCTTCTCAAGGATTTCTTCATTCGGAAGAAATACTACTCTGAAATGCTGCGTGCCAGGCACCTGTCCGAATCCGCTTCCGGGCACAACAACTACTCCCGTCTCTTTAATAAGTCCCGAGACAAAGTCTGCATCCGGTTTATCAGTGTGCAGCCGCGGAAATGCATAAAACGCTCCTTCGGGCGCGACACAAGTAATCCCTTTGATACTGTTCAGCATTGATACCGTCAGATCTCTTCTGCGGGTCAGTTTTTCCATTGCCAGACCGATATGACTCTGATCACCCAGCAGTGCGGAGTGAATTCCATGCTGTTCAGGATGGTTGGCGCTTAGACGCGCGCGGAGAATTTTGTTTATTGCTTCAATATAATCCGTAAGAAGCGCTTTTTCACCGCTGATAATACCCCAGCCAATACGGAAACCGGGTACAAAATAGTTCTTTGATAATCCTCCGAAGGTAATGCAGGGTACATCCTTATCGAGCGATGCAATTGAGACGTGATGCTTTCCGTCATAGAGCAGTTTATCGTAAATCTCATCGGCAAAAATTACCAGATTATTCTCTTTAGCAATCTTAATAATTTCCCGCAGAATATCTTCAGTATATAAGGAGCCGGTAGGATTATTCGGATTAATCAGAACAATTGCTCGTGTCTTGCTGTTTATCTTGGAACGGATATCATCAAGATTAGGCTGCCAGCCGTTATTCTCATCAAGATAGTATGGGTTTTCAATGGCTCTCAGTTTGCTTGAAATTGCCGTATAAAGCGGATACCCGGGAGTGGGGGTAAGCACATTTTCATCATCATTCACCAGAGCAGTCAGGCAAACTTCAATTGCTTCACTTGCTCCGTGTGTGATAAATATATCATGAATATTGCTGATGCCTTTGCGTTCAGCCTCTTTTTCAATTGCATCAACCGCCTGTTTAATACCTGAGGAAGGGGCATAGCCGTTTTTATTGCTAAGCATTGCCTGATAGGTATCTTCAACCAGGTGTTTGGGCGGAGCAAAGTCATAAAGATTCGGATCGCCGATATTCAGATAAAGCATTTCTTTGCCCGATTTGGCAACCTGGTTTGCAAGCACCACGATATCGCGGACTGCGTAGGTAATATTTTCTGTTCTGATTGCAGGTTTAATTGCTCTGCTGCTCATGATTTATTCCTTTTAAATTTTACTATACCCGCGGCCTGCCGGCAGCCTTTTTCTTCATAATTTCAAAAAGAAGAATTCCGGCAGCAACGGAAACATTTAACGATTGTATCTTACCCCTCATAGGTATCTTTACCTTGAAATCACTCAGCTGAAGGAGAAGTCGCCTTACTCCTTTTTCCTCATTCCCCATGATAAACGCAATTTTACCGGAATAATCCGGCTCTGAATAATCTAAACTTTCTTCCAAAGAGGAAGCACCAATCCAGTAACCGATGTCCTTAAGTTTTTTTATATAATCAGACAGATTCCTAACTGCACAAATCTGCAGATGATTAAGCGCTCCCGCTGAAACTTTAGATACTGTTTCATTCAGAGGAGCTGAATTAAACTTTGTGGTAATAACCGTCTTAACTCCGGCACATTCAGCTGTTCTGAGTATAGCCCCCAGATTATGGGTATCCTGAATTGAGTCCAGCAGAATAATTAATTCATCCTGATTCTTAGCCAGCATCTCAAGACATTCTTCTTCCTCAAGAAGCCGTTTTTCCGGAGTAAGGGCAACCACTCCCTGATGATTTCCATCACCGGCAAGTTTCTTAAATTTATCCTGCTGTAACTCCTGCCAGGGAAGTTTTTGTCTGATGACGATTCCCTTAATCTCATCAATAACATCACCTTTTATTCCCCTCAGGAAATATACTTTAAGTATATCCTGCTTTGATTTAAGAAGTTCTAATACCGGTTTTCTGCCGAAAAATTTTGGCATTATTTTCCTTTTTTAGCTTTTGGCTTTTTAGAAGCAGCTGTTTTATACTGATCATTAAGGGAATTCAGTGATGGCGCAGTCTTCATCATAACAAAAAGAGCAGCGCCGCTTAACATCAACCCAATGGAGATAAGCTGTGCTTCAGAAAGGCCAAAGACCAACCGGGGGTTAAGCCTGATAAACTCAACCAGAAAACGGAAAAGCCCTGAAAAAATCAGATATATACCAAAAATCTGGCCGGTTCT of Ignavibacteriales bacterium contains these proteins:
- a CDS encoding aminotransferase class I/II-fold pyridoxal phosphate-dependent enzyme, with the protein product MSSRAIKPAIRTENITYAVRDIVVLANQVAKSGKEMLYLNIGDPNLYDFAPPKHLVEDTYQAMLSNKNGYAPSSGIKQAVDAIEKEAERKGISNIHDIFITHGASEAIEVCLTALVNDDENVLTPTPGYPLYTAISSKLRAIENPYYLDENNGWQPNLDDIRSKINSKTRAIVLINPNNPTGSLYTEDILREIIKIAKENNLVIFADEIYDKLLYDGKHHVSIASLDKDVPCITFGGLSKNYFVPGFRIGWGIISGEKALLTDYIEAINKILRARLSANHPEQHGIHSALLGDQSHIGLAMEKLTRRRDLTVSMLNSIKGITCVAPEGAFYAFPRLHTDKPDADFVSGLIKETGVVVVPGSGFGQVPGTQHFRVVFLPNEEILEKAYKSIAAYFEKFQNS
- the rlmB gene encoding 23S rRNA (guanosine(2251)-2'-O)-methyltransferase RlmB; this encodes MPKFFGRKPVLELLKSKQDILKVYFLRGIKGDVIDEIKGIVIRQKLPWQELQQDKFKKLAGDGNHQGVVALTPEKRLLEEEECLEMLAKNQDELIILLDSIQDTHNLGAILRTAECAGVKTVITTKFNSAPLNETVSKVSAGALNHLQICAVRNLSDYIKKLKDIGYWIGASSLEESLDYSEPDYSGKIAFIMGNEEKGVRRLLLQLSDFKVKIPMRGKIQSLNVSVAAGILLFEIMKKKAAGRPRV